From the genome of Pseudomonas migulae:
CTCGCGTTCCTGCGCCGCCGCGCATGTCGCGCCAGTCACTTTACTGGCTGTCGGCCCCGGTCATTACGACCTCTATTTTCGCGAAGCGGGGCAGCCGGGTTTCGGCGCCCTGCACGCATGCAACCTTACTATTGAAGCGGTCGCAGCCTTGCTCGACGCCCGCTCACGGAGCCCCTTTGATGCTTGATTACATCCGCGACGGTCAGGAGATCTATCGCAACTCCTTCGCGATCATTCGCGCCGAGGCCAACCTCGAACGAATCCCGGCCGATCTGGAAAAACTCGCAGTGCGGGTGATTCACGCCTGCGGCATGGTCGATGCGATTGACGGTCTGCAATTCTCTGAAGGCGCGGGCAAGGCCGGGCGCGATGCGCTGGCCGCCGGTGCGCCGATTCTGTGTGATGCGCGGATGGTGTCTGAAGGCGTGACCCGCACACGCTTGCCGGCCAACAACGAAGTGATCTGTACCCTGCGCGATGAAAGCGTTCCGGAGCTGGCTCGCGAGTTGGGCAATACCCGTTCCGCCGCCGCGCTGGAGCTGTGGCGTCCGCACCTGGAGGGCAGCGTCGTGGTGATCGGCAATGCGCCGACCGCCTTGTATTACCTGCTGGAAATGCTCGATGCCGGCGCGCCGAAACCGGCGCTGATTCTCGGCTTCCCGGTGGGCTTCGTCGGCGCCGCCGAATCCAAGGCAGCGCTCGCGGCGGACAGCCGTGGCGTGCCGTTTGTCATCATGCAAGGCCGGCTGGGCGGTAGCGCCATGGCCGCCGCCGCCGTCAATGCCCTCGCCACGGAGATCGAATGATGCAGCAACCTGGACGTTTGATCGGCCTTGGCGTCGGCCCCGGTGATCCGGAACTGATTACCGTCAAGGCCCTGCGCCTGCTGCGTGAATCGCCGGTGGTGGCGTACTTCGTCGCCAAGGGCAAAAAGGGCAACGCCTTCGGCATCATCGAAGCGCATTTGCAGGACGCCCAAACCTTGCTGCCGCTGGTGTATCCAGTGACGACCGAAGCCTTGCCGGCGCCGCTGTCCTATGAGCAGGTGATCAGTGATTTCTACGATGCGGCCGGCGAAGAACTCGCCGCTCATCTCGATGCCGGACGTGACGTTGCGGTGATCTGCGAAGGTGACCCGTTCTTCTACGGCTCCTACATGTACCTGCACGATCGTCTGGCAGAACGTTATGAGGCCGAAGTCGTGCCTGGCGTCTGCTCGATGCTCGGCGGCGCTTCGGTACTCGGCGCGCCGCTGGTGTACCGCAATCAGAGCTTGTCGGTGTTGTCCGGCGTATTGCCTCACGACGATCTCAAGCGCCGGCTGGCCGATGCCGACGCGGCGGTGATCATGAAGCTGGGGCGTAATTTTCCCAAGGTCCGTCAGGTGCTCGAAGAGCTCGGTCTGGCGGAGCGCGCGCTTTACGTAGAACGCGCGACCATGGCCAATCAGAAAATCGTGCCGCTGGATCAGGTCGAGCCCATGTCCTCACCGTACTTCTCGCTGATCATCGTTCCGGGTGAAAGGTGGCAAGGCTGATGACTCGTCCAGCTCCGGCGATTGTCATCCTCGGCAATGGCAGCCTCGCGACCGCGCGCAACATTCAACAGCTGTTCCCCGGCGCCCTGATCCATGGTCTGGCCGAACGGGTTGAAGGCGCGGACCGCGTCTATCACGAGTTCGGCGCAACCCTGCGCGAACTTTATCAGCAGGACACGCCGATCATTGCCCTGTGCGCGGCCGGTATCGTGATCCGCACACTGGCGCCGTTGTTGCTGGAAAAAGGCGCCGAGCCGCCGGTACTGGCCGTTGCCGAAGACGGCAGCGCGGTGGTGCCGCTGCTGGGCGGCCTGGGCGGCGTGAACGTGCTGGCGCGGGAAATCGCGGCTGCACTGGACGTGGCGGCGGCAATCACCACCAGCGGTGAGTTGCGATTCGGCACGTGCCTGCTTAATCCACCCAGCGGTTATGCCCTCGGCGACCTGGAACTGGGCAAGCGCTTTGTGTCCGATTTGCTGGCCGGTGAAACAGTGCGCATCGAAGGCGAAGCGCCGTGGTTGGCGCAGGCGCAGTTGCCTGAAGATCCGCACGCGCGGCTGGCCGTTCATGTGGGGTATGCCGAGCGAATGCCGGCGACCCATGAGCTGCTGATCTATCCGCGCAATGTGCTGGTGGCGGTCAGTGCCGGCGGGGCGAACTTGCCGGGGGCGATTCGCGACACGTTGCATCAGGCCAGAATCGCAGTGCAATCCGTGGCGTTGCTGCTGGCCGCCGACAGCGAAATGGCCAATCCGACGTTGCGTGAAGCAGCCCTTGAACTGGGCGTGCCGCTGCGCTTTGCCGACGATGTGGGTGCGGTCAGCGAACTGGCACGTAACGCCGTCGGCCAGCCTGTTTCGATCTTTGGCGACGACGCCATTGCCATCGCGGTTGCCGAGAAACCATTGGACCCTCTGTCGATTGGCCGTCCTCGCGGCCGCCTCGCGGTGATCGGCCTTGGCCCCGGCGCTGCCGAACTGATGGTGCCGGCAGTGAAGGCCGAGTTGGCGCGCGCCAACGATGTGCTCGGCTACGAAACCTATGTGCGCATGGCCGGCCCGTTCCGCGCCGATCAAGTGCTGCATTGCACCGACAACCGCGAAGAGATGCAGCGCGCGCGTCATGCGTTCGAGCTGGCGGCGCAGGGGCGTTCGGTGGTGGTGATTTCGTCGGGCGATCCGGGCGTTTTTGCCATGGCGGCGGCGGTGC
Proteins encoded in this window:
- a CDS encoding precorrin-8X methylmutase is translated as MLDYIRDGQEIYRNSFAIIRAEANLERIPADLEKLAVRVIHACGMVDAIDGLQFSEGAGKAGRDALAAGAPILCDARMVSEGVTRTRLPANNEVICTLRDESVPELARELGNTRSAAALELWRPHLEGSVVVIGNAPTALYYLLEMLDAGAPKPALILGFPVGFVGAAESKAALAADSRGVPFVIMQGRLGGSAMAAAAVNALATEIE
- a CDS encoding precorrin-2 C(20)-methyltransferase, which gives rise to MQQPGRLIGLGVGPGDPELITVKALRLLRESPVVAYFVAKGKKGNAFGIIEAHLQDAQTLLPLVYPVTTEALPAPLSYEQVISDFYDAAGEELAAHLDAGRDVAVICEGDPFFYGSYMYLHDRLAERYEAEVVPGVCSMLGGASVLGAPLVYRNQSLSVLSGVLPHDDLKRRLADADAAVIMKLGRNFPKVRQVLEELGLAERALYVERATMANQKIVPLDQVEPMSSPYFSLIIVPGERWQG
- the cobJ gene encoding precorrin-3B C(17)-methyltransferase, with product MTRPAPAIVILGNGSLATARNIQQLFPGALIHGLAERVEGADRVYHEFGATLRELYQQDTPIIALCAAGIVIRTLAPLLLEKGAEPPVLAVAEDGSAVVPLLGGLGGVNVLAREIAAALDVAAAITTSGELRFGTCLLNPPSGYALGDLELGKRFVSDLLAGETVRIEGEAPWLAQAQLPEDPHARLAVHVGYAERMPATHELLIYPRNVLVAVSAGGANLPGAIRDTLHQARIAVQSVALLLAADSEMANPTLREAALELGVPLRFADDVGAVSELARNAVGQPVSIFGDDAIAIAVAEKPLDPLSIGRPRGRLAVIGLGPGAAELMVPAVKAELARANDVLGYETYVRMAGPFRADQVLHCTDNREEMQRARHAFELAAQGRSVVVISSGDPGVFAMAAAVLEALHESADAAWHNVDLEILPGVSASLATAAQAGAPLGHDFCVLSLSDNLKPWDIIEKRLDLASQADLALAFYNPISRSRPWQLGRALEIVARHRTPETPVVLGRDIGRPGQTLRVTTLGQLTPDQVDMRTMVLVGSSTTCVFKRQDGGDWVYTPRWYGEKPVS